The Acidimicrobiales bacterium genomic interval GATGATTTCAGGACGAGACTGGGTCAGCACCTGGATGGTGACGTCGTCGGGGATCTTGTTGCCCTCGATCAGCTCGCGCAGGAAGTCGAAGTCGGGCTGGGATGCCGCCGGAAACCCGACCTCGATCTCCTTGTAGCCCATCTCGACCAGCAGCTCGAACATCTCGTGCTTGCGGGCAACATCCATGGGGTCGATGAGGGCCTGGTTGCCGTCGCGCAGGTCTACCGAACACCAGGTGGGGGCCTTGGTGATGCGGGCATCTGGCCAGGTGCGGTCGGTCAGATTGGGGGCGTAGGCGTACGGAACGTACTTGTCGAAGGGCATTCGGCTCGGCTGCTGAGCTGACGTCTTCATGATGTTGACCTCTGTGAATCGTTGGCTGCTGTGTGAACCAGGGACTGCGAATCGAACCCGAAAACCAAAAGAACCCCCCGGCCCGTGGGCACAGGAGGTTCGGCGGGTGCCGGTATGTGGGCACCCACCTACATGAGGAGGAGAAGCGACGCGGAGAAATGGCTCACGGGAAGTATGGTAACCAGGTCGTTTACAGGGTGCAACCCTGACCCCTAATGTGTCCGCAGTCGGGTTGGGCGCGTGCGACGAAACGATTGGACACCGGTGGCCGACAGTCGATACTTGGACGAAGACGAACTGATAACTCGCCGTGCGCTTCGTTCCCTGCGCAAGGCGGCGCCAATCGCCGTCCTGGTGGCCATCGCAGCCGGGCTGGCTGCCTTCCTGACCCAGACCGTCAGCGACCCCACCTATAGCTCGAAAGCATCGGTGGAACTGACCGACGAGGCCGCAGCGGGCATCGGTGCGTCGAGAACCCGCAACGACGCTTTGCAAGAGATCGCCGCCCAGCTGCTGCGCCTGGAGTCTGCCGAGTTCGAGGTGGCGGTGGCCGAGCGGATGGGCGACCAGGGCGACGACCTGATTCGCTTCTTCGGGACGAACAGCGAAGAAACGCCCGTCATCGTCATCACCGCCGAGGCCACCAACGCCCAGGCCGCCCAACTGGGCGTAGACGCCGCCGTCGACGAATTCGTCGCCCAACGCGTGGTCGAGTCGAACGAGAACCTCAGCCGCGAGCTGACTCCACTTCGCGAACAGCGCGACCAGGTGCTGGCCGACATCGACGCCCTTCGAGCCCAACTGGACGAGGCCCGGGCCAACGGCGCCACCCAGGACGAGATCTCGATCCTCGAGAACCGCACCGGCCAGGCGCTGGACCGCCTTGGCGACTATGACAAGGCCATTCAAGAGCGCGAGTTCCTGATCGCCAGCTCGGCCGGCGAGGTTCGCGTGATCAACCGGGCAACGCCAGCTGTCGAGTCAGCCCAGAGTTCGATCATGAGGCCCGTGCAGATCGCCGTGTTGGCGTTGGTGCTGACCCTGATCGCCGCCGTGGTGATCTCGCGTGTTCGGGGAAAGCTGAACCTGCTTGACGACGTACGCGCCGTCGCCGGCCCCGACGTGCCGATCCTGGCGACGATTCCGAAGTTCCGCAAGAAGTTCTCCGACGGCAGCGCTGCATTGGTAGTGGGCCGACGCAACGCCAGGCGCGAAGCCGAGGCGTTCCGCTACATGCGCACCGCGATCGAGGTCGCCACCGAAGGCCAGACCCCATTGGTGGTGGCGTTCACCAGCGCCAACCCGAACGAAGGCAAGAGCGTGACGGCCGGCAACTATGCCCTGGCCATGGCACGCTCTGGCCGGTCGACGGTGGTGCTGGACGGCGACCTGCTGAACTCGACCGTGTCCGAGCTGTTCGACGCCGAAGGCCAGAACGCATTCGCCGCCGTTATGCACGGCAATGTCGACCCCACCACGGAACAGTGGTTCGAATACCCGACCAGCGGCGAGCCCGTGACCCTTCTGGTGTCGCCAAAGGCCAAGAACTCGGCCAGCCGTTATGAGCTGGCGTCGAGTCACGTCAACGCCGTGTACGGCAAGCTCGAAACCAGCTGGAACACCGTGGTGGTCGACTGCCCGCCCGCACTGGCCGTCAGCGACGCGCTGGTGCTTGCCAAGGAAGCCGACGTGGCCATCCTGGTCGTACGCATGGGCAAGACCAGCCGTCGCGAGCTCGACAACGCCCTGATCCAGTGCGAACAAGCCGGCGTGCGCCTGGCCGGAATAGTCACCACACACTCGACCGAGAAAGCCGAGTCGTACTACGGCTATGGCTACTCGTATGGCGGCGGTGGCGAATAGCCGCCCGGGTCAGATGGTCTCCTGGCGGCCGTACAGGTAGGCCGCAGCGGCACCCTGCTCCATCGCTTCCTGCACGTCGAAGCTGTGCTCGTCGCGGTGCAGGCTCCACACACCCTCGTTATCGAGATGCCACGCGATGGCGTCCTCGTCGAGATAGAGGTCGATCATGCGGTTGAGCCGGTCGACATCGTTGGGCGAGCTGACGGGGGCCAAACACTCGACGCGGCCGTCGAGGTTGCGCTGCATCATGTCGGCCGAACCGATCAGATGGTGATAGCCACGGGCCGCCGACCCGAAGCGATAGATGCGGCTGTGTTCCAGGTAGCGGCCGACGATGCTGACCACATTGATGTTCTCGGACACCCCTTCGATGTCTGGCACCAAGCAGCAGATGCCACGCACTATCAGATCGACGCGCGTGCCGCGGCGGCTGGCCTCGTACAACGCCTGGATGATCTCGGGATCGACCAGCGAGTTCATCTTCATGACGATGTGGCCATCGTCGTAGTGGCTCTCGATGTCGATCAGCTCGAGGATGGCGGGGCGAACGCTTTGGGGCGCGATGACCAGACGGTTGAACTTGTCGTCTGCGCTGTATCCAGTGAGCGAGTTGAACAGATAGGTCAGGTCTGCGCCGACTTCGGGGTCGGAGGTGAACACGCCCAGGTCTTCGTAGATACGCGCGGTCTGGGCGTTGTAGTTGCCGGTACCGATGTGGCCATAGCGGCGGATGGTGTCGCCCTCCTGGCGCACAACCAGGGCCGTCTTGCTGTGGGTCTTTAGACCCACGAGGCCATAGGCCACGTGCACACCAGCGCGCTCGAGGCGTCTGGCGAAACCGATGTTGGCCTCTTCGTCGAAGCGGGCCTTCAGCTCGACCAGCACCACCACCTGCTTGCCGGCCTGGGCGGCCTCTATCAACGAGTCGACGATGGTCGAATCGGACGCGGTGCGATAGAGCGTCATCTTGATGGCCAACGTCCAGGGGTCTTTGGCTGCGCGGGCCACGAACTCTTCTACCGAGGACACGAACGACTCGTAGGGGTGGTGAACCAGCACGTCCTGGTCGCGAAGGGTCGCCCAGATGGAGCGGCCCGCGGCGCGGGCCCGCAAGAAGGCGGGGGGAATTTGCGGGGTGTAGGTCTCGTACTTGAGCTCGGGACGATCGAGGTTGTACAGCGACCACAGGCCGGTCATGTCGAGTGGGCCGTCGAGTAGGTAGATGTGCTGGGGGTCTATGCGCAGCTCGCGCTGCAGCAACTCGAGCGCCTCGTCCTCGACGTGTTGTTCGACCTCGAGGCGCACGGCGCCGCCGAAACGACGGCGGGCGAGCTGGCTCTCGATCTCTTCCATCAAGTCGGCGGCGGTGTCGTCGTCGATCTCGATGTCGGTATCGCGGGTGACGCGGAACGGCACGTGGCTGACCACATCCATGCCGGGGAACAGCTCGCCCAGATGTACGGCGATGACCTGCTCGAGCGGCACGAACCGCTCGCCGTCTGGCATCACGACGAAGCGGGGGAGGATGGGCGGAACCTTCACCCTGGCGAACTGCAAGGCGCCACCCTCGGGATGGCGAAGGAACACGGCCAGGTTCAGCGACTTGTTGGAGATGTAGGGAAACGGGTGGGCCGGGTCTACGGCCAGCGGCGTCAGCACCGGGAACATCCGGTCGCGGAACATGACGTCGAGAAATTCGCGGTCGTCGTCGTCGAGGCTCTGCCAGTTGCTGTAAGCGATGCCCTCGGTGGCAAGCGCCGGAACCAGCTCGGTGTGGAAGATGCGCTCGGCACGCTCGTGCTGCTGCTGCACCTTCTCGCGAATGCCGGCCAGGATCTGCGAACGATTCATGGCGTCGGGTGCCAGCTTGCCTACGCCCGCGGCCAATTGGTTGACCACGCCGGCAACGCGCACCTGAAAGAACTCGTCGAGGTTGGAGCTGTGAATCGCCAAGAACTTGGCGCGCTCTAGCAGAGGAACCGTTTCGTCGTCGGCGATCGCCAGCACGCGATCGTTGAAGTCGAGCCAGCTCAGCTCACGGTTGATGTAGGGGAAGTCGTCGTCCATCGGTGCCTCGGATTGAACCTACAGACTCCTGTCGACCCTCGCCCAGCGCGGTCGAGTGAACTCCGGGTGAACTCGTGGACCCTGTTGCGATCACCACGAACCATGCAGCGGTTATCAAGCCGGGTAGCCCCGACGTGGGCATGGTGACCGACATCACCAACAGATAGGCGAGCAACGGCCGGAGGCGACGGCTCTTCCATGGCGCGGCCCTGACCAGGGCCACCAAGGCCAACCCCAGGCCCACCAACCCGAGCTCGCGGGCTATCTCGATCGCATGATTGTGCGAGCTTGCGCTGAACACGGCGATGCCTTCGCCGTGGGCGGCCGCACGTATCTGGGGTTCGCCCGACGCCAGGCCAGCACCAGTCAAAGGATCTTGCTCGATCGCGTTGAACGAAAGCCGCCAGATGGGGGTGCGGCCATTGAGCTCGGACAGTTGCTCGGTGCTGTCACGTCTGACGGCGCTGGTGGCATCGGCCAGATCCACCTGCGGGTACACCAGCACCGCCGCCACGAACCCGGCGACGATCAACGGCATGGGGGCCCGGTCGAACGCGGCGACCAGGCCTGCGACGGCAAGTGCCCCAAACGCTGTTCGGGTATCGGACTCGACCACGGCATAGAGGCCCGCGGGCAGCGATATCGCAATGATGGCGGCACTGGCCGCCCGACGCTTGGTGCCAGCGGCGCTGATGGCACCACAAACGATGAACAGCCCAGCGATGTAGGCCATGACGTTCGGCTCGGACGCGTAACCCCCGAACCGGCCCAGGAACAAGCTGTCGTCGGCCGGGCTGATCGCGTCGCCCACGAGGGAGGCATAGGTGAACACGCCCGTGCCTACAGCAACACCCAAGAACCCACGGCCTGGCCCAAGCGCGGCCGCGACCGCCGCAAGGGCCACCGCAGCAAGACCCAACGCCGCAAACACCGAACGGGCTGGGTCGATGCCAAACAGGCCGCTGATCGCCGCCCAACCGACCAGCGCGGCCAGCGGCCACAGGCGCGCAAGGCGGTCCCTTGGGGCTCTGGCGATGGTGAAGATGCCCACCGCCGCCGCGAACGTCCACACCACAACCAGTGCCAGCGTTCTGTTGGACGGGCCGGTGGCCGAGGCCGTCCAGCCCCAGCCGGCGACCTGAAGATCGGCGACGCCCAGCATCGCCACCGCGATGACGGGCAAGATGCGACCGAGACGGCTCATCGGGTCAGCTTGGTCGGGTGGCGAGCGCGGCCAGCAACACGGCGGCCACTATGGCTGCCACCGCGCCTGCAAGAGCGGCGTCGCGGGCCGGCTTGGGCGCAACAACCCCCAGCGCAGACGACGAGACTACGTCGACGGGCACGATCGTTCCCTCGATCTCGGCGCCGAGTTGCTCGATCTGGCGTTCGAGGTAGTTGCGCGACTCGACCAGGCTGTTGACGTTGCGCTGAAGCTCGTCGCGGACCGCGGCCTCGGCCTGGTCGCCTGCAGCATCGCGAACAGCTTCGGCCTCGGCGAGGGCAGCCTTGGTTTCGACCAACTGGTCTTCGAGGGCCTCGACCCTCGTACGCAGCACCAGCGTGGCTGCCGCAGCCCGCTCGTCTATGCCCAGGCCGACGATCTCGTCTGCGACGGACGTGGCCGTCGCTTGATCGTCGGCTTCGACAACGATGTCGAGCAGGTTGTTGAAACGCGAGATCACCTCGATCTGGAGGCCACTGGTCGAGGCCATCCTGGCGTCGGCCTCTGTCGTGAGAACCTCGGCCAGGGCGTTGCGATTGTCCCAAGCTCCGTTGGCGCTGTCGCGCAGGCCGAGAACGGTGGTCTCGTGAGCGAAGCGGTCGGCGGTGGCAGAACGCACCACAAAAGCAGCCGCGAACACGACGGCTCCCACCACCAGGGGGGTCAACCCAAGAGCGATGGCGCGGTTGCGGCCCGACTTTTGCCGGCGGGCAGCCGACCGGCGGCGCGGTGCATCAGCGACGTTGCTGCTGGGTTCGTCCACTAGACCCCCGGGTTCTCGAACACGACCACACGGCCGTGAGTCCAACCCAGAGAGGCTATGTCGAGGTCGTTGTCGCCGTCGAGATCGACCAAGACCGTGGCGTCGTGGTGTTCGTCGCCGGTGGAGATGCGACCGCGCAGCCACGAGCGGCTGTCGCCGCCGTTCTCAAACAGCAGGAGCGACATCGAGTTGGGGTCGGTGGTCGAGTGTTCGCCCACGACCACGTCGATGTCGCCGTCGCGGTCTATGTCGCCCACGTCCATCGACAGACCCAACGTCACATCACCGATCGGGTGCTCGGTCCAAGGGTCTTCGGGGTTGTCGCCCTGCTCGTACCAGGCGACCCTGCCGTTCTGGGAGTCTTCATAGGAAACCACGACGTCTATGTCGCCGTCGCCGTCCATGTCGACCGAGCGATGCCTGTCGGGTGTTCCGGTTGCAGGCTGATGAAGGGTGACGGTGGGCGAACCGCCCGGACGGTTGGGCAGCCACATGGTGCCCATCATCACGTCGAGGTCGCCGTCACCGTCGACATCGGGCGAGCTGAGGTCTTCGTCCTGGCTCTCGTCGATGATGACCTCGTAATCCCACCGGCGCGTCGACTCTTCGCCCACGACGGGCGAGAACGACTGGATTCCCTTGCCCGCCTCGTGCCAGCTGATGAGCACCCGCAGCCTCTCGGTATCTCCGAATGCTCCGGCGGTGGCGCCCTGCACGAAGTCGCCATCACCCTCGGCGATGCCGGGGATGACGGTGAACTGGCCACCACCATCGTTGCGCGCCCACACCATGTCGGCGTTGGGCTCTGAGCCAACCCCCTCGGTGCCGAAGGCGTCGAGGTCGCCATCGAGATCGAGGTCGTAAAGCAGGACAACCTGGTTGAGAGGCTCGCCGAAGCTGTTGCGAACCCACTCGCCGGTCGTGTCGCCTGGGTTCTGATACCACCACGGTCCGGCAGCGAGGTCGGCATCGCCATCGCCGTCGAGGTCGCCGGCACGCAAGAACACGGCCCGGTCGGGGCGGTTGGGATCGATGACGGTGCGCTGCCAACCGTTGGCCAGCGCGGTCGCCTCGCTGTTGATCCACACATCGAGCCTGGGGGTGTCCCAGTTGAACGGCTTCGAGACGATGTCGAGGTCGCCGTCGCCGTCGACGTCGCCGAACGACGAGGCATGGTTGTCCATACCAAACGAGATGTCTCGCGTTTCGAACGAGCCCGCGCCGTCGTTCAGGAACACGGTGAGCCTTGCGGCGTCGCCGACCTCCAGACGCATCTCACCGCTCAAGATGTCGACGTCGCCGTCGCCGTCTACATCGCCGGCGTCGAGACTGTGGCCCTGGTTCGTGACCGAACGCAGCTCGTTACGGACCCACTGCGAGCCGTCCCACTGGAACCACACCGTCGGCCCCGCTGCCTCGCCGGAGTCGAAGATCAGCTCGGCGGCATCGCCTGCGACCAGCTGGGCCATGAGCGCTCGTCCACCGACCAGATCGGCGGCGATTTCGGTGGCGGAGAAGCCGCCGGATCCGTCGTTGACCAGCAGATTGCCGCCCGCCAGAAGGTCTATGTCGCCGTCGCCGTCGACATCACCGGCATCGAGGCCCTCGCTGGCGTCGGTGCCGAAGAAGATGCTGTCGCGGTTCCATTGGCCGGCCGAAGTCGGATCGGCAGGAATCGTCGCCGCCCACAGAGTCGGGGTCTCGGACCTCTGATTCCAGAAGATCAGCTCGGCCGGGCCGTCGCCGTCGATGTCGGCGAACACCATGTCGTGGTGCTTGGGACCGCCGTTCGTCTTGATGGTGCGGCGCGTCCAGCGCTGTTCGATGTTGTCGGCTCCGGGGTTCTCCCACCACCACACATCCTGGCTGGAGAAGTCGCCACCCATCGCCAGATCCAGGTCGCCGTCGCCGTCGATGTCGTGTGCTGCCCCGCCGGCCTCGATGCTGAGTTCGTCTGGCTCGATCACTGCTGTGGACCAGCCAGACGGGGTCAGGCGCATCAGTTGCAGAGCGTTCTCGCCGCGCCTGCCACCAACGATGATGTCGTCGCTGCCGTCGCCATCGAAGTCGGCCACGACCAGGGCGGTCTGCTCTGGGATTGGCTGCATGGCGGGAAGCTCGCCAGTCGACGTGCCGGTGTGGAACCAGCCCCACTGGGTCGAGAACCCGACGGGAACACTGTTGCCCTCGGTGGTGGTCGTTGTGCCGGCGGTGTCGTCGGTGGTGACGGTCGTGGTCGGCGAGGCGGTGGTCGTAGACGTCGGGTCGTTTGAGACCGTTGTCGAGGTGGACGAGGCAGAACTCTGAACCTCAGAGTCAGAGTCGGTGTCTGTCAACAGACCCAGCGCCACACCGACCACCACAGCCACCGCGACAGCTGCCGGAAACCACAGCCAACGAATACTCACCCGAGAGAGTCTGCCCCAAATAGCAACCTCGGTTGGGTCACCGAAGCCGTATCTGTGTCGCCCGCGGTCACTCGACGGTGCGAATGGCAGGTCGCAGGCTGATGGTGGCAGCCGCGCACGACACGACGAAACCGGTGATCACCAGCGTGTTGGGCGGCCCGATGGTGGCGTTGAGCCAGCTGGCCAGCGCTGCGGCCAACGGCAGGCTTCCGGTCATGGTCAACATCAGCAGGCCCATCACCCGGCCCATGTACTCGCCGGGTGTGTGCTCTTGGATCAAGGTCCGCTGCATGGTGACGACGATTCCGCCGCCCAGGCCCCAGGCCAACATCGCAACCGCAGACAGTGCATAGACCTTGCTGAACCCCAGCACCACCATCATCGAGCCCGAAATGCTGGAGAACGCCAGCGCCATCCAAAGACCCCGGCGCGAGATGGTCTTGCGGCTGGCGATGAATGCCGTGGTGGCAAACATTCCCACGCCCAGGAACAGGTTCAGCAAGCTGGCGGGCCCAGCGCCCAGACCCATCTCGTCGCGAACGATGTCGGGCGTCGAGATCTGCACCAGCGCACCTGCGGTCGACATCACCAAACCGCAGGCGACGAGGCTGCGCACGGGTTCGAGCCTGCGTACCAGCCGCAGCCCATCGCGTATTGCACCGGCACGAGCAGGCGGTTGCCCGGACGCTTGGGCGATGATGACCGGTCGCATCAAGTAGGCGGCCAGCACCAGGAACACCGCCATCACGGCGAACGAGGTCTGGATGTCGAATACCTCGATCACCACACCACCGACGACGGCTCCGGCCATCAACGAAACGTTCATCGCCATCGACCCCAGGGCCACACCGCTCATCAACAACTCGGGTTCGACCAACCTGGGAATGGCGGCCTGCAACGCCGGGCTCATCATGGCGATGGCGGCCCCGGCCAAGATCGCCACCGCAGCCGCCCACCGGGGGGTGGCGATGTCGGTGGCCACGAGGACGGCCGTGGTGATCATCACGCACGCAGCGGCCAGTGCCATGGCGATGATGAGATTGCGCTGGCTGACCCGGTCGCTGAGCGAGCCGGCCTGCAGGCTCAGCATCATGGCGGGCAACCCAAACCCCAGGATGACCAGACCGGGCGCGCCGTCCCAGTCTGTGAGCTCCTCTGTCAGCCACACGAACTGGAATCGCAGGCTGCCGCCCACGGTCATGATCAAGAAGTTGGCGGCCAGAAACCGCCGAAACAGGGGCCGCGACAGCAGTTCGCGGGCCGGGTGGCGGGCCGTTGCGGTCAGAGGAGGGCCTCGATGAGGTGGGGCCCCGGCTCTGCGTTTGCCCGGTCGAATGCAGCGACGAATTCGTCGGCTGTGGTGGCCCTGGTCGCGTCTACGCCCATTCCCTTGGCGACGGTGGCGAAGTCGATGACCGGATTGCCCAGCGACGTCAGCGAGGCCGCCTTGGGCCCCGGCTTCTCGATGCCGGCGCGCAACAACTCGACCTCGAGAATGGCGTAGCGCTGGTTGTTGCACAGAACCACGGTCACGTCGAGGTTCTCACGCGCCATCGTCCACAGTGACTGGATGGTGTACATCGACGAGCCATCGGCCTGGAAGGCGATGACACGACGGTCGGGTTGGGCACAGGCAGCTCCGACCGCCAGCGGAAGCCCGCCGCCGATTGCCCCGCCCGTGGGCGAGAAGCTGGGGTGGGTAGGGGCGCTGAGCGAATAGCGGCGAAGCCCCGCAGCCGACGTGATGCCTTCCTGGACCATCATGGCGCCGTCGGGCATGCCGGCGATGACCGCCGCGCCCAGGGTGTCGACGTTCAGCGGGCCGGTGGGCTTGTCGGGGCGGGCAGGTGTGCTGACCGGCTGGCGGGCTGCGCCGAGGGTCTGGGCGAGAGCGCCCAGCGCGGCCGCCACGTCGGCTTCGGGACCGCCCATCGAGAAGCGTCGCGAGCCTGCGGGCAGCGTTTCGCTGGGGGTATCGGGATAGCCGAAGAAGGTCACCGGTTCGGTGGTGCCAAGCATCACGGCGGTCTCGACATCGGCCAGCGCCTGCATGGCCTGTTCGGGGAAGTAAGGCACCTCGATGATTCGAGGTACTCCCTGGCCGACATCGGCGTTGGGCACCCGGTAGCTGAACAGCTGACAGCCGGTGGCGTGCGCGATGGCGGTGGCGTCGAGCGCCATGTCGGCAGTGAGCCAGGCGCCGCCCACGATCAAGGCGGTGCCGGGGCGTCGCAGAAGCTCGGCCGCCTCGGCTATGACGTCGTCGGCCACCGGGCTGAGGGCGCCGATCGTTGGCATGGTGATGTCGTCGGGAGCCTGTTCCCAGGTGACGTCGGCGGGGATGACCAGCGACGCTGGGCCCCGCTGGCCGGTGGTGGCGGCCTCGATCGCGGCGGCCGTGTCGGCGGAGATGTCGTTGGTCGACCGCACATAGCGGTGCCAACCGGCCCAGGTGGCGACCTTCTCGGTGTCTGAGGTCAAGGGAGCGTCGTAGGGGAGGTGCGACGTCGTCTGGTCGCCGATCAGGTTGACCACGGGTGAGAAGCCGCGCCGGGCGTTGTGGTTGTTGGCCAGGGCGTTGGCGAACCCGGGGCCCAGGTGGAACAGGCCGAGCGCCGGCTTGCCGCTGGCACGCCAGTAGCCGTCGGCCGCTCCGGAAGCTACACCCTCGAACATCGTCAGCACAGCACGCATGCCAGGTACGCGGTCGAGGGAGGCCACCATCGCCATCTCGGTCGTGCCCGGGTTGGCAAAGCAGGTGTCGATTCCCGCCGCAAGGGCGGTCTGGAACATGATGTCGGATCCGGTCGGCATCTCCGCAGTTTGGTCTGCCAAGAGCCTGGATGGCGAATCAGCTGCTCCGCTATCGGCCCCATGCCCGCGTCCAGGTCTTAGCGACAACTGAACCTCGGTGGCTCGTCCCCCGAGCTCCGACGGCGGCAGCACACGAGATTGTCGCTAAGAGCCGGACGCAGACATACCCGAACGCACACGCACCAACCCCACCGGCAATTGCGCCGGGTGGCTCAGGACCGGGCTCTAGGTGAGACGCAGGGCCGTCCAAGCGCCAACGAGGATGGTGGCGTCTGGTTCGACGGGCACCTCGATGCCTGGGTCGAGCATCACCGGCTGGGTGCCGGGTCGTCGCAGGTAGGTGCCGTTGGTCGACTCGAGGTCGGAGATGACCCACGACCCGTCGTCGCGGCGGCGCAGCATCGCCTGACGAGCAGACACCGCAGGGTCGCCGGTGAGCGCAGCCACGTCCACCTCGGGGTATACGGCACGACTGTCGCTGCGTCGGCCTACCAACGACGCCGGCGCCAACGTGACCTGGGTGGGTTCGGGGACCGGGTCGGGCAATTCGAGCTGCCCGTCGGGGTCGATGAACGCGTGGTGCTGCGGGTCGACCGAGACTACAACCGTGGACGGTGGCGAAACGGCACCCGGCTCGGCGGCCGCGACCTCGACCTCGACCTCTGGCGCTTCGGCCGCTGTGGACGTGATGAAGTCGAAACCGCACTTCTCGCAAAACAGATGGTCGGGCTCGGGCACCGAGCCACAACCCGGACACTGCGAAGGCGTGACGCTCACGACGAAGCCCCCGGTTCGCGCCTGCGATTGACCCTGACCGTGCGTGTCGAGCGCACATCGAGCGCCATCGCATCGGCCTGCTCGACCGACCTGCGCAAACGTACGGTGCCGGTCTCGGGATCTTCGACCTCGACGACCTTGGCCAGCAGCTTGACCGTGTCGTCGTTACCTGCTTCGTGGGCCAGCTGTACCGCTCGACCCAGCCGAACCGTCGCCGTGTCGTGATCGCCCGCCTGACGGGCAGCGAGGCCCTCGGCGATGGCGTCGGCCAGCTCTGCCTGACCCGTGTAGTGGGCCACCTCGCCGTTGATGCGGGTCGACAGCACCTCGTCGTCGGTCCAGACCGCCTTCACCAGGGCAGCCGGTTGCTCTTGCCCGTCGACGACCAGCATGACCCTGGCCGCCAGGCGCTCCTGGCCGACGTTGCCGACCGGGATGTCGATACGCAGGTGATAGTCGCGCTCCTCGCCAGGACCCCACGCCCCGAGCGGATAGTCGGTGATGAGCGGGCTGACCACGTCCCCCTTGTCGGAAAGGTCCTCGAGGTTGGGCGACACCTGCTTGACGAACCCCAGCTGTGACCCCTTCGGCGACCACAGCCGCAGAGCGACCGACCCGATCTGTTTGGACATCGAAGCCATTGTGAGCGCCCTGAACTCGGCCTCGAGCTCGTCGGGTGATGGGACGATGTCGACGGTGCCGAGCAGGGCGTTGGCGACCTTGCGCAGCTCATCGACCTCCCAGTCGGTGCCGAGGCCCCGGGCATCACACTGGAACTTGCCCACCGACGCGGCGATGGCCTGGTCGAGCTGCCA includes:
- a CDS encoding VWA domain-containing protein, which produces MTTNFAASVFQNEYLPAGATSVDAIITVSSGELGAAGGANATAQPVGGRVEVIVIDTSGSMMGDNGAKIEAARQATMAAINVLADGTEFAVVMGNHEARMLYPYQGLAVADDRTREAACDAVARVRADGGTAIGSWLLAAAALFSLSPGGVAHCTLLTDGKNEHEKPWQLDQAIAASVGKFQCDARGLGTDWEVDELRKVANALLGTVDIVPSPDELEAEFRALTMASMSKQIGSVALRLWSPKGSQLGFVKQVSPNLEDLSDKGDVVSPLITDYPLGAWGPGEERDYHLRIDIPVGNVGQERLAARVMLVVDGQEQPAALVKAVWTDDEVLSTRINGEVAHYTGQAELADAIAEGLAARQAGDHDTATVRLGRAVQLAHEAGNDDTVKLLAKVVEVEDPETGTVRLRRSVEQADAMALDVRSTRTVRVNRRREPGASS
- a CDS encoding FHA domain-containing protein — protein: MSVTPSQCPGCGSVPEPDHLFCEKCGFDFITSTAAEAPEVEVEVAAAEPGAVSPPSTVVVSVDPQHHAFIDPDGQLELPDPVPEPTQVTLAPASLVGRRSDSRAVYPEVDVAALTGDPAVSARQAMLRRRDDGSWVISDLESTNGTYLRRPGTQPVMLDPGIEVPVEPDATILVGAWTALRLT
- a CDS encoding MFS transporter, which encodes MIMTVGGSLRFQFVWLTEELTDWDGAPGLVILGFGLPAMMLSLQAGSLSDRVSQRNLIIAMALAAACVMITTAVLVATDIATPRWAAAVAILAGAAIAMMSPALQAAIPRLVEPELLMSGVALGSMAMNVSLMAGAVVGGVVIEVFDIQTSFAVMAVFLVLAAYLMRPVIIAQASGQPPARAGAIRDGLRLVRRLEPVRSLVACGLVMSTAGALVQISTPDIVRDEMGLGAGPASLLNLFLGVGMFATTAFIASRKTISRRGLWMALAFSSISGSMMVVLGFSKVYALSAVAMLAWGLGGGIVVTMQRTLIQEHTPGEYMGRVMGLLMLTMTGSLPLAAALASWLNATIGPPNTLVITGFVVSCAAATISLRPAIRTVE
- a CDS encoding acetolactate synthase large subunit: MPTGSDIMFQTALAAGIDTCFANPGTTEMAMVASLDRVPGMRAVLTMFEGVASGAADGYWRASGKPALGLFHLGPGFANALANNHNARRGFSPVVNLIGDQTTSHLPYDAPLTSDTEKVATWAGWHRYVRSTNDISADTAAAIEAATTGQRGPASLVIPADVTWEQAPDDITMPTIGALSPVADDVIAEAAELLRRPGTALIVGGAWLTADMALDATAIAHATGCQLFSYRVPNADVGQGVPRIIEVPYFPEQAMQALADVETAVMLGTTEPVTFFGYPDTPSETLPAGSRRFSMGGPEADVAAALGALAQTLGAARQPVSTPARPDKPTGPLNVDTLGAAVIAGMPDGAMMVQEGITSAAGLRRYSLSAPTHPSFSPTGGAIGGGLPLAVGAACAQPDRRVIAFQADGSSMYTIQSLWTMARENLDVTVVLCNNQRYAILEVELLRAGIEKPGPKAASLTSLGNPVIDFATVAKGMGVDATRATTADEFVAAFDRANAEPGPHLIEALL